One Polyangiaceae bacterium genomic window carries:
- a CDS encoding ATP-binding protein yields MLNGSLTTNGILFWDEPEANLNPRLVSLVVDILVELGKRGVQMFVTTHDYLLAHKLSLLSEYDKHPDVPIRFFAFHRDGEHEPVQVSPGRTLADLPDNPILDEFTKHYDLERRLFDESVSGAST; encoded by the coding sequence GTGCTCAATGGTTCCCTCACGACGAACGGCATTTTATTTTGGGATGAACCCGAAGCGAACCTGAATCCGCGTCTCGTGTCGCTCGTGGTCGACATCTTGGTGGAGCTTGGCAAGCGCGGGGTGCAGATGTTCGTCACAACGCACGATTACCTGCTCGCGCACAAGCTGTCGCTGCTATCGGAATACGACAAGCACCCCGACGTTCCGATTCGATTTTTCGCATTCCATCGAGACGGAGAGCATGAGCCGGTGCAGGTTTCACCTGGGAGGACGCTGGCGGATTTGCCGGACAACCCCATTTTGGACGAATTCACGAAGCATTACGACCTCGAACGAAGGCTGTTCGACGAAAGCGTGTCGGGAGCGTCCACATGA